One segment of Micromonospora parathelypteridis DNA contains the following:
- the mtrA gene encoding MtrAB system response regulator MtrA, giving the protein MRARVLVVDDDPALAEMLGIVLRSEGFQPSFVADGERALAAFRDSRPDIVLLDLMLPGMSGIDVARSIRAESGVPIVMLTAKSDTVDVVLGLESGADDYVVKPFKPKELVARMRARLRRGEDVAPEMLTIGPPDNQITIDVPAHTVSRNDEEVKLTPLEFDLLVALARKPRQVFTREVLLEQVWGYRHAADTRLVNVHVQRLRAKIEPDPERPEIILTVRGVGYKAGTG; this is encoded by the coding sequence ATGAGAGCCCGCGTACTGGTGGTCGACGACGACCCCGCGCTCGCCGAGATGCTCGGCATCGTGCTGCGCAGCGAAGGTTTCCAGCCCTCGTTCGTGGCGGACGGTGAGCGGGCGTTGGCCGCCTTTCGTGACAGTCGCCCCGATATCGTGCTGCTTGACCTGATGCTGCCCGGTATGAGCGGTATCGACGTCGCCCGGTCGATCCGGGCGGAGTCCGGCGTGCCGATCGTCATGCTGACCGCCAAGAGCGACACCGTGGACGTCGTGCTCGGCCTGGAGTCCGGTGCCGACGACTACGTGGTCAAGCCGTTCAAGCCCAAGGAACTGGTCGCCCGGATGCGGGCCCGACTGCGCCGGGGCGAGGACGTGGCCCCCGAAATGCTGACCATCGGGCCGCCCGACAACCAGATCACCATCGACGTGCCCGCGCACACCGTGAGCCGCAACGACGAGGAGGTGAAGCTGACTCCGCTGGAGTTCGACCTGCTGGTCGCGCTCGCCCGCAAGCCACGTCAGGTCTTCACCCGCGAGGTGCTGCTGGAGCAGGTCTGGGGCTACCGGCACGCGGCCGACACCCGTCTGGTCAACGTGCACGTGCAGCGGTTGCGGGCCAAGATCGAGCCGGACCCGGAGCGACCAGAAATCATCCTCACCGTGCGGGGCGTGGGTTACAAGGCGGGGACCGGATAG
- the mtrB gene encoding MtrAB system histidine kinase MtrB, which produces MSTTPPPPSPSTATRRPSAGGEAWRAVSGRVARVVARVHQTWRRSLQVRVVTITLVASSLLVGGFAFLIADKITTILLDSARSDVRQRVISGASYTAKQVSLYGQPQEAQLQQTIDGTVNYLAGGDPQQTSGVVVAITADGYPNDIQTRTAPSANVQQLISPELRAAIADGKVASQIRTGRLTGDSTKYLIYGSPVPTRFGQIELYYLVPLTRQDVTAADARATVVATGVALVILLGLLAALVTRLVVNPVRVAARTAQRLSAGLLDQRMVVNGEDDLALLAASFNQMATNLQRQILRLEEMSRLQRRFTSDVSHELRTPLTTVRMAADLIFAERDEFDPAVARSAELLQAELDRFEELLTDLLEISRFDAGFAMLDSEPTDLVPVVHRVVDRLAGLAERVGVPIELDLPGTPVIAEVDPRRVERVLRNLVGNAVEHGEARPVLITLGLDETAVAITVRDRGVGLKVGEEKLVFNRFWRADPSRARQTGGTGLGLSISLEDARLHGGWLEAWGAPGQGAQFRLTLPARAGDRLTTSPLRLVPADAALPFGGPRDGGPLAIGPGTGGALAIGPAPAGDGQRAEVRS; this is translated from the coding sequence GTGTCGACCACGCCGCCCCCACCCTCCCCGAGCACGGCTACCCGCCGGCCCAGCGCCGGCGGGGAGGCCTGGCGTGCCGTCAGTGGCCGGGTCGCCCGGGTGGTGGCCCGGGTGCACCAGACCTGGCGCCGCTCCCTGCAGGTCCGAGTCGTGACCATCACGCTGGTCGCCTCCAGCCTGCTGGTCGGCGGTTTCGCGTTCCTGATCGCTGACAAGATCACTACCATCCTGCTCGACAGCGCCCGCAGCGACGTCCGGCAGCGGGTGATCAGCGGCGCCAGCTACACGGCCAAGCAGGTCTCCCTCTACGGCCAGCCGCAGGAGGCGCAGCTCCAGCAGACCATCGACGGCACGGTCAACTACCTGGCCGGCGGTGACCCCCAGCAGACCAGCGGGGTGGTGGTGGCGATCACGGCGGACGGCTATCCCAACGACATCCAGACGCGCACCGCACCTTCCGCGAACGTCCAGCAGCTGATCAGCCCGGAGTTGCGGGCCGCGATCGCCGACGGCAAGGTCGCCAGCCAGATCCGCACCGGGCGGCTCACCGGTGACTCCACCAAATATCTGATCTACGGCTCGCCGGTGCCCACCCGCTTCGGCCAGATCGAGCTCTACTACCTGGTGCCGCTGACCCGGCAGGACGTCACCGCCGCCGACGCCCGAGCCACCGTGGTGGCCACCGGTGTCGCCCTGGTGATCCTGCTCGGGCTGCTCGCGGCGCTGGTCACCCGACTGGTGGTCAACCCGGTCCGGGTCGCCGCACGGACCGCCCAGCGACTCTCCGCCGGCCTGCTCGACCAACGGATGGTGGTCAACGGCGAGGACGACCTCGCCCTGCTCGCCGCCTCGTTCAACCAGATGGCCACCAACCTGCAACGGCAGATCCTGCGCCTGGAGGAGATGTCCCGGCTGCAGCGCCGCTTCACCTCCGACGTCTCACACGAGCTGCGTACCCCGCTGACCACGGTCCGGATGGCCGCCGACCTGATCTTCGCCGAGCGCGACGAGTTCGACCCGGCGGTGGCCCGCAGCGCCGAGCTGCTCCAGGCCGAACTGGACCGGTTCGAGGAGTTGCTCACCGACCTGCTGGAGATCAGCCGGTTCGACGCGGGCTTCGCCATGCTGGACTCCGAGCCGACCGACCTGGTGCCTGTGGTGCACCGGGTGGTCGACCGGCTGGCTGGCCTGGCCGAGCGGGTCGGCGTACCGATCGAGCTTGACCTGCCGGGCACGCCGGTGATCGCCGAGGTCGACCCGCGCCGGGTCGAGCGGGTGCTGCGCAACCTGGTCGGCAACGCCGTCGAACACGGCGAGGCCCGTCCGGTGCTGATCACCCTCGGCCTTGACGAGACCGCCGTGGCGATCACCGTCCGCGACCGTGGCGTGGGGCTCAAGGTGGGCGAGGAGAAGCTGGTGTTCAACCGGTTCTGGCGGGCGGACCCGTCCCGGGCTCGGCAGACCGGGGGCACCGGGCTGGGCCTGTCGATCAGCCTGGAGGACGCCCGCCTGCACGGTGGCTGGCTGGAGGCGTGGGGCGCTCCCGGGCAGGGCGCGCAGTTCCGGCTCACGCTGCCGGCCCGTGCCGGTGACCGACTGACCACCTCGCCGCTGCGGCTGGTGCCGGCCGACGCCGCGCTGCCGTTCGGCGGCCCCCGTGACGGTGGTCCGCTGGCCATCGGGCCCGGCACCGGCGGGGCACTGGCGATCGGCCCGGCTCCGGCCGGGGACGGACAGCGGGCGGAGGTGCGCTCGTGA
- a CDS encoding LpqB family beta-propeller domain-containing protein, protein MRRPTLLGAFGVLVVLGAGCGIPAASDVRVDGKGGAATGAGVVNGGVSEPPTRTASGSVNEAFVRNFLSAAAGEPDRAYERVKAFIAPEHKHRLQEKKGSEVALNVVRLREAVYTLNSDSTTTVKITVQQIGVLRANGTLAPPVATDTEYEFGLRSAALNGGANDERAGLYILNPPNVLLLSDVALRQYYQTESIYFWSSDRSRLVPDQRYRPQALPDERRVNEVVKWLVGGPSDWLRPGVVGLPDRTELINNATGGNGRWEVNLDMSGDDQNGIDQLITQIAWSLGDLPGKLELKIRNNALPVQDLDERRGTDELYPNAQSPQRFGVYEGAIHPLDFGSELSGAVPLAPEANRNIVSADLALAREQRVLAAMVVTGSSSGRRRLAVGTGTAPVSVISRSTAEYSSMSRPVWLRAVDSRSGRGLVVADGQLYRFDETAKMYPVPLNLPSDVTAVAAALDGQRVALIVGGRLYVAAVNSDGGGVSIGPPRQLATSLTGLTAVDWGREDQLVVAGSAGQPAIYEISVDGALETPLRTDLGAKVNHLTAYPTNRNVRMPSGAYMYEANGVAYRSSPFERIEPDSVRGIPPVPSGVRPSNPSAPFFLY, encoded by the coding sequence GTGAGACGGCCGACTCTGCTCGGGGCGTTCGGCGTGTTGGTGGTGCTCGGCGCCGGCTGCGGCATCCCGGCCGCCTCCGACGTGCGGGTGGACGGTAAGGGCGGTGCCGCGACGGGGGCCGGCGTGGTCAACGGTGGGGTCAGTGAGCCGCCGACGCGGACGGCCAGCGGCAGCGTCAACGAGGCGTTCGTCCGCAACTTCCTGTCCGCCGCCGCCGGCGAGCCGGATCGGGCGTACGAGCGGGTCAAGGCGTTCATCGCCCCGGAGCACAAGCACCGCCTGCAGGAGAAGAAGGGCAGCGAGGTCGCGCTGAACGTGGTCCGGCTGCGCGAGGCGGTCTACACCCTCAACAGCGACTCGACCACCACGGTGAAGATCACCGTGCAGCAGATCGGTGTGCTGCGGGCCAACGGCACGCTGGCACCGCCGGTGGCGACCGACACCGAGTACGAGTTCGGGCTCCGCAGCGCGGCGCTCAACGGCGGCGCCAACGACGAGCGCGCCGGGTTGTACATCCTCAACCCACCGAACGTGCTGCTGCTCAGCGACGTCGCCCTTCGTCAGTACTACCAGACCGAGTCGATCTACTTCTGGAGTTCGGACCGCAGCCGCCTCGTGCCCGACCAGCGCTACCGGCCGCAGGCGCTGCCGGACGAGCGCCGGGTCAACGAGGTGGTGAAGTGGCTGGTCGGTGGCCCCTCCGACTGGTTGCGCCCGGGCGTCGTCGGGCTACCCGACCGCACTGAGTTGATCAACAATGCCACCGGCGGGAACGGCCGGTGGGAGGTCAACCTGGACATGTCCGGTGACGACCAGAACGGGATCGACCAGCTGATCACACAGATCGCCTGGTCGCTGGGCGATCTGCCGGGCAAGCTGGAGTTGAAGATCCGCAACAACGCGCTGCCCGTGCAGGACCTGGACGAGCGACGAGGCACCGACGAGCTCTACCCGAACGCCCAGAGCCCGCAGCGCTTCGGCGTGTACGAGGGCGCCATCCACCCGCTCGACTTCGGCAGCGAACTCAGCGGCGCGGTGCCGTTGGCGCCCGAGGCCAATCGCAACATCGTCTCCGCCGACCTGGCGCTGGCCAGGGAGCAGCGGGTCCTCGCCGCGATGGTGGTCACCGGCAGCAGCAGTGGTCGGCGCCGACTCGCGGTGGGCACGGGCACCGCGCCGGTCTCCGTCATCAGTCGCAGCACCGCCGAATACTCCTCGATGAGCCGGCCGGTCTGGCTGCGTGCGGTCGACTCGCGCTCCGGCCGCGGTCTGGTCGTGGCCGACGGGCAGCTCTACCGGTTCGACGAGACGGCCAAGATGTACCCGGTGCCCCTCAACCTGCCCTCCGACGTCACCGCGGTGGCCGCCGCGCTGGACGGCCAGCGGGTCGCGCTGATCGTCGGCGGCCGACTCTACGTCGCGGCGGTCAACTCGGATGGCGGCGGCGTCTCCATCGGCCCGCCCAGGCAGCTGGCCACCTCGCTGACCGGCCTCACGGCCGTCGACTGGGGCAGGGAGGACCAACTGGTGGTGGCGGGGTCCGCCGGTCAGCCGGCGATCTACGAGATCAGCGTCGACGGCGCCCTGGAGACGCCGCTGAGGACCGACCTCGGAGCCAAGGTCAACCACCTGACGGCGTACCCGACGAACCGCAACGTACGGATGCCCAGCGGGGCCTACATGTACGAGGCGAACGGGGTGGCCTACCGCAGCAGCCCGTTCGAACGGATCGAGCCCGACAGCGTACGGGGCATCCCACCGGTCCCGTCGGGCGTCCGCCCGAGCAACCCGTCGGCGCCGTTCTTCCTCTACTGA
- a CDS encoding ComF family protein: MSGLWADLADLVLPADCAGCRERRPGLRHGVCPACAEALGALRPRSVRPTPAPPGLPSCVALGPYAGPLREALLAYKDHGRHGLARPLGALLAEVVAAAVGVARPLALVPVPDTAAAARSRYGDHLDRLARHCAARLNRGGWSARVHRPLRALPRPDSVTLDSAGRAAAAEAAFRPRSTGPSGGRAAGAAPVVVLLDDIVTTGVTLAAATRVLTATGWAPSVAAVLAATEKRHLL, from the coding sequence GTGAGCGGGCTCTGGGCGGACCTCGCCGACCTGGTGCTGCCCGCCGACTGCGCGGGTTGTCGGGAGCGTCGGCCCGGGCTGCGGCACGGGGTCTGCCCCGCCTGTGCCGAGGCGCTCGGCGCGCTGCGCCCACGGTCGGTCCGCCCCACCCCCGCCCCGCCGGGTCTGCCGTCCTGCGTCGCACTCGGCCCGTACGCCGGGCCGCTGCGGGAGGCTCTGCTGGCGTACAAGGACCACGGTCGGCACGGTCTGGCCCGCCCGCTCGGCGCCCTGCTCGCCGAGGTCGTCGCGGCGGCGGTCGGTGTGGCTCGTCCCCTGGCGCTGGTGCCGGTCCCGGACACTGCGGCGGCGGCCCGGTCTCGTTACGGGGACCACCTGGACCGGCTGGCTCGGCACTGCGCGGCCCGGCTCAACCGGGGCGGCTGGTCGGCGCGGGTGCACCGTCCGCTGCGCGCGCTGCCCCGACCCGACTCGGTCACCCTGGACAGCGCCGGGCGGGCGGCGGCGGCCGAGGCCGCATTCCGGCCACGCTCCACGGGGCCGAGCGGTGGTCGTGCCGCGGGCGCGGCGCCGGTCGTGGTGCTGCTGGACGACATCGTCACCACCGGCGTCACCCTGGCCGCCGCGACGAGGGTGCTGACGGCGACCGGCTGGGCACCGAGTGTCGCCGCGGTGCTCGCGGCGACCGAGAAAAGACACCTCTTGTAA
- the hpf gene encoding ribosome hibernation-promoting factor, HPF/YfiA family, whose product MEIVVKGRNVEVPDHYRVHVAEKLAKIERYDHKLIRVDVELFHERNPRQADHCQRVEITCVSRGPVMRAEACTNDFYSALDAAIAKLDTRLRRAADRRRVHRGRHAPISVAEATAGLPVADLVAAPLGAPVDGARAGTAVVERVEEEYDDQQPWHIAREKVHPAEPMTVDDALFEMELVGHDFYLFQDKESGRPSVVYRRHAYDYGIISLAT is encoded by the coding sequence GTGGAAATCGTGGTCAAGGGTCGAAACGTCGAAGTGCCCGACCATTACCGGGTGCACGTAGCTGAGAAACTCGCCAAGATCGAACGTTACGATCACAAACTCATTCGTGTCGATGTCGAGCTGTTTCACGAGCGCAATCCGCGCCAGGCCGACCACTGCCAGCGGGTGGAGATCACCTGCGTCTCCCGGGGCCCGGTCATGCGGGCCGAGGCCTGCACAAACGACTTCTACAGCGCGCTCGACGCGGCCATCGCGAAACTCGACACCCGCCTGCGCCGCGCGGCCGACCGCCGCCGCGTACACCGGGGTCGGCACGCGCCGATCTCCGTCGCCGAGGCGACCGCGGGCCTGCCGGTCGCGGACCTGGTTGCCGCCCCGTTGGGCGCGCCGGTCGACGGTGCCCGCGCCGGCACCGCCGTCGTGGAGCGGGTCGAAGAGGAGTACGACGATCAGCAGCCGTGGCACATCGCCCGGGAGAAGGTGCACCCGGCGGAACCGATGACTGTCGACGACGCGCTGTTCGAGATGGAGCTGGTCGGCCACGACTTCTACCTGTTCCAGGACAAGGAATCCGGCCGCCCGAGCGTCGTCTACCGCCGCCACGCCTACGACTACGGCATCATCTCCCTCGCCACCTGA
- a CDS encoding GNAT family N-acetyltransferase has protein sequence MSLSQVVEARGVRLRPFRASDTADVVDGCADPLSQRFVSTMPAPYTETDARWWIDAGAPAAWTGGGAAYAIADPATDRLLGAVGLNYPVPGRSQAEIGYWVRPVARGRGVATAATRALSEHAFATGTFRLELLTEAENGGSQRVALAAGYRYEGLRRSAGQHRDGGRHDMLAWVRLAEDPPGPVARLLPDLPDGILTDQVVALRRLAPDDAEVMYELHSRPEVVANQAPPVPPTREAIERRCRTAESTWLTGEIARLLITDMATGEPAGSCGLSYTEVSSGEGSIGYALLPAWRGRGYATRAVRLLAGWAFGPAGIARLTAGTVPENTASHRVLERVGFQREALQRGRLPGLAGTRLDDLTFALLPAELR, from the coding sequence GTGAGCCTCAGTCAGGTCGTCGAGGCGCGCGGGGTGCGGCTTCGGCCGTTTCGCGCCAGCGACACCGCCGATGTGGTCGACGGCTGCGCGGACCCGCTCAGCCAGCGCTTCGTGTCGACCATGCCGGCGCCGTACACCGAGACCGATGCCCGTTGGTGGATCGACGCCGGCGCACCGGCGGCCTGGACCGGCGGCGGCGCGGCGTACGCCATCGCGGACCCGGCCACCGACCGACTGCTCGGCGCGGTGGGGCTGAACTATCCGGTGCCCGGGCGGAGCCAGGCCGAGATCGGCTACTGGGTGCGGCCGGTGGCGCGCGGGCGCGGGGTGGCCACCGCGGCCACCCGCGCGCTGAGCGAGCACGCGTTCGCCACCGGGACATTCCGGCTCGAGTTGCTCACCGAAGCGGAGAACGGGGGCAGCCAGCGGGTCGCGCTGGCCGCCGGCTACCGGTACGAGGGCCTGCGTCGGTCCGCCGGTCAGCACCGGGACGGCGGACGGCACGACATGCTGGCCTGGGTACGCCTCGCCGAGGATCCGCCCGGCCCGGTCGCGCGACTGCTGCCGGATCTGCCCGACGGGATCCTCACCGATCAGGTGGTGGCCCTGCGCCGGCTCGCGCCGGACGACGCGGAGGTGATGTACGAGCTGCACAGCCGACCCGAGGTGGTGGCGAACCAGGCGCCGCCGGTGCCGCCGACCCGGGAGGCGATCGAGCGGCGCTGCCGAACCGCGGAGAGCACCTGGCTGACCGGCGAGATCGCCCGGTTGCTGATCACCGACATGGCCACCGGCGAGCCGGCGGGCAGTTGCGGGTTGTCGTACACGGAGGTGAGCAGCGGCGAGGGCTCGATCGGCTACGCGCTGCTTCCGGCCTGGCGGGGCCGGGGGTACGCCACCCGCGCGGTTCGGCTGCTCGCCGGCTGGGCGTTCGGGCCGGCCGGTATCGCCCGTCTGACCGCCGGCACCGTGCCGGAGAACACCGCCTCGCACCGGGTGTTGGAGCGGGTCGGCTTCCAACGCGAGGCCCTGCAGCGCGGCCGTCTGCCCGGGCTGGCCGGCACCCGCCTCGACGACCTGACCTTCGCGCTGCTGCCGGCCGAACTGCGCTGA
- a CDS encoding GNAT family N-acetyltransferase translates to MKPVEIIEDGVLLRPWREADADAVHKACQDPDIQRWTTVPRPYLPEHAHGFVTELSGRAWAEGTGAPFAVCDSATGELLGSCGLISIDRAGTGEIGYWTAPWARGQGVMARATRAVARWSFDVLGLRQLIWRAEVGNHASRLVALRAGFRIDGRLRLADPAPHTGTDGWIGSLLPGEVPAPGSTGPAGPGTLAALRAAVFGRPQPVLFATAGAGELRLRPMEEQDLDGVVQTCRDPDTIRWTTVPDPYEQADAQGYLVYGRDAWARGDSACFVIADADDRYAGTIDLRLSPTDALLADVGFMTAPAARGRGYMPAALVALSAWGCATLGLARIEWKANVGNIASRRVAEKAGFTFEGTARDGVQHRGERVDAWVAALLAKDLG, encoded by the coding sequence ATGAAGCCCGTGGAGATCATCGAGGACGGTGTGCTGCTGCGGCCCTGGCGGGAAGCCGACGCTGACGCAGTGCACAAGGCGTGCCAGGACCCGGACATTCAGCGTTGGACCACCGTGCCGCGCCCATATCTACCGGAGCACGCTCACGGTTTCGTCACCGAGTTGAGTGGTCGGGCCTGGGCGGAGGGCACCGGTGCGCCGTTCGCGGTGTGCGACTCGGCCACCGGTGAGCTGCTCGGCTCGTGCGGTCTGATCTCCATCGACCGTGCCGGCACGGGTGAGATCGGCTACTGGACGGCCCCCTGGGCACGCGGCCAGGGCGTGATGGCAAGGGCCACCCGGGCGGTGGCCCGTTGGTCCTTCGACGTCCTCGGGCTACGCCAGCTGATCTGGCGGGCCGAGGTGGGCAACCATGCCTCCCGGCTCGTCGCGCTCCGGGCCGGCTTCCGGATCGACGGCCGGCTGCGGCTGGCCGACCCGGCGCCGCACACGGGCACCGACGGCTGGATCGGCTCGCTGCTGCCCGGCGAGGTGCCCGCGCCCGGGTCGACCGGGCCGGCCGGTCCGGGCACCCTCGCCGCCCTCCGGGCCGCCGTCTTCGGTCGCCCGCAGCCCGTCCTCTTCGCCACCGCCGGGGCCGGCGAGCTGCGTCTACGGCCGATGGAGGAGCAGGACCTGGACGGCGTGGTGCAGACCTGCCGGGACCCGGACACCATCCGCTGGACGACCGTGCCGGACCCGTACGAGCAGGCCGACGCGCAGGGGTACCTGGTCTACGGCCGCGACGCCTGGGCTCGGGGGGACTCCGCCTGCTTCGTGATCGCCGACGCGGACGACCGGTACGCGGGCACGATCGACCTGCGGCTCTCTCCCACCGACGCGCTGCTGGCCGACGTCGGCTTCATGACCGCCCCGGCGGCCCGTGGCCGGGGATACATGCCGGCCGCGCTGGTCGCGCTCAGCGCCTGGGGCTGCGCCACGCTGGGCCTGGCCCGGATCGAGTGGAAGGCGAACGTCGGCAACATCGCCTCCCGCCGGGTGGCGGAGAAGGCGGGCTTCACGTTCGAGGGGACCGCCCGGGACGGGGTACAGCACCGGGGCGAGCGGGTCGACGCGTGGGTGGCCGCGCTACTCGCGAAGGACCTGGGGTGA
- the secA gene encoding preprotein translocase subunit SecA: MSILEKVLNAGEGRMVRRLKAIAAAVTSIEDDYVNLTDEELAGMTEQFRERLDDGETLDDLLPEAFAVAREAAARVLGQRPYDVQVMGGAALHFGNIAEMKTGEGKTLTSVMAVYLNALSGKGVHVITVNDYLAQRDAAWMGRVHEFLGLTVGVVLPNRPATEHKAAYECDITYGTNNEFGFDYLRDNMAWSKDELVQRGHNFAVVDEVDSILIDEARTPLIISGPAEHSARWYGEFAGVVGRLQPGTDGEGDYEVDHSKRTIAVTERGVAKVEDRLGIDNLYESVNTPLVGYLNNAIKAKELYKRDKDYIVSDGEVLIVDEFTGRILHGRRYNEGMHQAIEAKEGVEIKQENQTLATITLQNYFRLYEKLSGMTGTAQTEASEFNKVYKVGVVTIPTHRPMVREDRPDVIYKTEKAKFNAVIEDIAERHQMGQPVLVGTVSVENSEILSQLLRRRGIPHNVLNAKFHAREAEIVAQAGRKGAVTVATNMAGRGTDILLGGNAEFLAANELRQRGLDPLENEEEYAKAMEEVLPTWKQACDAEADEVSAAGGLYVLGTERHESRRIDNQLRGRAGRQGDPGESRFYLSLQDELMRRFRAGAVEAVMERFNIPEDVPIESKMVTRQIKSAQAQIEGQNAEIRKNVLKYDEVLNKQRQVVYAERLRVLNGEDLSDQVRNMIDDTVEAYVRGATSEGYGEDWDLEQLWSSLKQLYPVSVTIEELEEETGGSRAGMDADFLVARLKEDANAAYDRREEQVGTEGVRQLERMVLLQVIDRKWREHLYEMDYLQEGINLRAYAQRDPVVEYQREGFDMFATMMDGIKEETVGFLYNVDVQVTEPEPEAGSDEVALLDKPVEIRAKGLNRAPQRQGLQYSAPTIDGEASPGEVAVEQAGQQAPALGVGRPAPGAPAAPGQTAPSAPQRPASGLRGPAVPSVASRRPAANQAEASNGPSRNAPCPCGSGRKYKRCHGAPNGGN, encoded by the coding sequence GTGTCGATTCTGGAAAAGGTCCTTAACGCGGGCGAGGGCCGCATGGTGCGCCGGCTCAAGGCCATCGCCGCCGCCGTCACCTCGATCGAGGACGACTACGTCAACCTCACCGACGAGGAACTGGCCGGCATGACCGAACAGTTCCGGGAGCGGCTCGACGACGGGGAGACCCTCGACGACCTGTTGCCGGAGGCGTTCGCCGTGGCCCGCGAGGCCGCCGCCCGGGTGCTGGGCCAGCGTCCGTACGACGTCCAGGTGATGGGTGGCGCGGCGCTGCACTTCGGCAACATCGCCGAGATGAAGACCGGTGAGGGCAAGACGCTGACCTCGGTCATGGCCGTCTACCTGAACGCGCTGTCCGGCAAGGGCGTGCACGTGATCACGGTCAACGACTACCTCGCCCAGCGCGACGCCGCCTGGATGGGCCGGGTGCACGAGTTCCTCGGGCTGACCGTCGGCGTGGTGTTGCCCAACCGGCCGGCCACCGAGCACAAGGCCGCCTACGAGTGCGACATCACCTACGGCACCAACAACGAATTCGGCTTCGACTACCTGCGCGACAACATGGCCTGGTCGAAGGACGAGTTGGTCCAGCGCGGCCACAACTTCGCCGTGGTCGACGAGGTCGACTCCATCCTGATCGACGAGGCACGTACCCCGCTGATCATCTCCGGCCCGGCCGAACACTCGGCCCGTTGGTACGGCGAGTTCGCCGGCGTGGTGGGCCGGCTCCAGCCCGGCACCGACGGCGAGGGCGACTACGAGGTCGACCACTCCAAGCGCACCATCGCGGTGACCGAGCGCGGTGTCGCCAAGGTCGAGGACCGGCTCGGCATCGACAACCTGTACGAGTCGGTGAACACCCCGCTGGTCGGCTACCTCAACAACGCCATCAAGGCCAAGGAGCTCTACAAGCGCGACAAGGACTACATCGTCAGCGACGGTGAGGTCCTGATCGTCGACGAGTTCACCGGTCGCATCCTGCACGGCCGTCGTTACAACGAGGGCATGCACCAGGCGATCGAGGCCAAGGAGGGGGTGGAGATCAAGCAGGAGAACCAGACCCTGGCCACCATCACCCTCCAGAACTACTTCCGCCTCTACGAGAAGCTGTCCGGGATGACCGGTACGGCGCAGACCGAGGCGAGCGAGTTCAACAAGGTCTACAAGGTCGGCGTCGTGACGATTCCGACCCACCGCCCGATGGTCCGCGAGGACCGGCCGGACGTCATCTACAAGACGGAGAAGGCCAAGTTCAACGCCGTCATCGAGGACATCGCCGAACGGCACCAGATGGGCCAGCCGGTGCTGGTCGGCACCGTCTCGGTGGAAAACTCCGAGATCCTCTCCCAACTGCTGCGCCGACGCGGCATCCCGCACAACGTGCTGAACGCCAAGTTCCACGCGCGGGAGGCCGAGATCGTCGCCCAGGCAGGGCGTAAGGGCGCCGTCACGGTGGCCACCAACATGGCCGGCCGAGGCACCGACATCCTGCTCGGTGGCAACGCCGAGTTCCTCGCCGCGAACGAGCTGCGCCAGCGCGGCCTCGACCCGCTGGAAAACGAGGAGGAGTACGCCAAGGCGATGGAGGAGGTCCTTCCCACGTGGAAGCAGGCCTGCGACGCCGAGGCGGACGAGGTCTCCGCCGCCGGTGGCCTCTACGTGCTGGGCACCGAGCGGCACGAGTCCCGGCGGATCGACAACCAGCTGCGTGGTCGCGCCGGCCGGCAGGGCGACCCGGGCGAGTCCCGGTTCTACCTGTCCCTGCAGGACGAGCTGATGCGGCGCTTCCGGGCCGGGGCGGTCGAAGCGGTGATGGAGCGCTTCAACATCCCGGAGGACGTGCCCATCGAGTCGAAGATGGTCACCCGGCAGATCAAGAGCGCCCAGGCCCAGATCGAGGGCCAGAACGCCGAGATCCGCAAGAACGTGCTCAAGTACGACGAGGTGCTCAACAAGCAGCGCCAGGTCGTCTACGCCGAGCGGCTCCGGGTGCTCAACGGTGAAGACCTCTCCGACCAGGTGCGCAACATGATCGACGACACCGTCGAGGCGTACGTGCGGGGCGCCACCTCCGAGGGTTACGGCGAAGACTGGGACCTGGAGCAGCTCTGGTCCAGCCTCAAGCAGCTCTACCCGGTCAGCGTGACGATCGAGGAGTTGGAGGAGGAGACCGGCGGCTCCCGGGCCGGCATGGACGCCGACTTCCTGGTCGCCCGACTCAAGGAAGACGCGAACGCCGCGTACGACCGGCGTGAGGAGCAGGTCGGCACCGAGGGGGTGCGCCAACTCGAGCGGATGGTGCTGCTCCAGGTCATCGACCGTAAGTGGCGCGAGCACCTCTACGAGATGGACTACCTCCAGGAGGGCATCAACCTTCGGGCGTACGCCCAGCGCGACCCGGTGGTGGAATACCAGCGCGAGGGCTTCGACATGTTCGCCACCATGATGGACGGCATCAAGGAGGAGACGGTCGGTTTCCTCTACAACGTCGACGTCCAGGTGACCGAACCGGAGCCCGAGGCGGGGTCGGACGAGGTCGCGCTGCTCGACAAGCCGGTGGAGATCCGCGCCAAGGGCCTCAACCGCGCTCCGCAGCGGCAGGGCCTGCAATACTCCGCTCCCACCATCGACGGTGAGGCCAGCCCTGGCGAGGTCGCGGTGGAGCAGGCCGGGCAGCAGGCGCCGGCGCTCGGCGTGGGCCGACCGGCCCCGGGCGCCCCGGCGGCACCGGGCCAGACCGCACCGTCCGCCCCGCAGCGGCCCGCCTCCGGGCTGCGCGGCCCGGCGGTCCCGTCGGTCGCCTCGCGGCGGCCGGCAGCGAACCAGGCGGAGGCGAGCAACGGCCCGTCCCGCAACGCGCCGTGCCCGTGTGGCTCGGGCCGCAAGTACAAGCGCTGCCACGGTGCCCCCAACGGCGGCAACTGA